The following are from one region of the Capsicum annuum cultivar UCD-10X-F1 chromosome 1, UCD10Xv1.1, whole genome shotgun sequence genome:
- the LOC124896933 gene encoding cell number regulator 1-like gives MQTTDGNNENIPTSPSQLSPILQISKHEPLSPQSPSPKVSIQGPQNSTHGDLSSQSPSLSQSQNSNQAHFSSSSSSLHNSTNASHSVIPTTTTNMSNAMSPPPKNPLCGPLLPEQLSSSSTRIPWPLMPLPQQPPPCHQPSTMPLFPPMGMPPPFPYFPVPFPLDQFYHPTLPRNINNASNGQIYSQPWSTGLFDCFDDIKNCFITCICPCVTFGQVDEILSEGQMTWWEAALMFGLVELLCCQASFIFAWYHRLLFRKKYNLMGNLFSELAITLCCMRLVLCQNYRQLNKLGFDVALGWKANKKKRRRISSQAAVQFVPPMANPGMFR, from the exons ATGCAAACAACAGATGGTAATAATGAGAACATTCCAACATCCCCTAGTCAATTGTCACCAATATTGCAAATTTCAAAACATGAACCTCTTTCACCACAATCTCCATCGCCTAAAGTTTCAATTCAAGGGCCACAAAATTCTACACATGGAGATCTTTCATCGCAATCACCATCGTTGTCTCAATCACAAAATTCAAATCAGGCACATTTCTCCTCATCCTCATCATCATTACATAATTCGACGAATGCATCTCATTCCGTTATACCAACTACAACAACAAATATGTCAAATGCCATGtcaccaccaccaaaaaatccCCTTTGTGGACCGCTCTTGCCAGAACAATTGTCATCATCATCAACACGAATTCCCTGGCCATTAATGCCACTACCACAACAACCACCTCCGTGTCACCAACCCTCTACGATGCCATTATTCCCACCAATGGGGATGCCACCACCATTTCCATACTTCCCTGTGCCCTTTCCTCTTGACCAATTTTATCATCCAACGCTCcctagaaatatcaataatgCCTCTAATGGCCAAATTTATAGTCAACCTTGGTCCACAGGCCTTTTCGATTGTTTTGATGACATCAAGAATT GTTTTATTACATGTATATGTCCCTGCGTTACGTTTGGGCAAGTGGATGAGATTTTATCTGAAGGGCAAATGA CTTGGTGGGAAGCTGCGTTAATGTTTGGACTTGTGGAATTGTTATGTTGTCAAGCATCATTCATTTTTGCATGGTATCATCGTCTGCTATTCAGAAAAAAGTACAACTTGATGGGTAATCTATTCAGTGAGCTTGCAATTACTCTATGCTGTATGAGATTGGTCCTTTGTCAGaattatcgtcagcttaacaaacTTGGGTTTGATGTAGCTCTAG gatGGAAAGCAAATAAAAAGAAACGAAGAAGAATATCAAGCCAAGCTGCAGTACAATTTGTGCCACCAATGGCTAATCCAGGGATGTTTAGATGA